Proteins co-encoded in one Xanthomonas campestris pv. badrii genomic window:
- a CDS encoding DUF1153 domain-containing protein: MSAVMDEEQIKRWTARRKSALVLEIIQGKTTVALASRQFDLTPNEIEGWVEEGKRGLENALRAKPEDVREQYERQLKELQEAYGEAMLELRARKKLAALLGKDES, translated from the coding sequence ATGAGTGCAGTAATGGACGAAGAACAGATCAAGCGCTGGACGGCCCGGCGCAAGTCGGCGCTGGTGCTGGAGATCATCCAGGGGAAGACGACGGTGGCCTTGGCCAGCCGGCAGTTCGACCTGACGCCCAATGAGATCGAAGGCTGGGTCGAGGAAGGTAAGCGCGGCCTGGAGAACGCGCTGCGGGCCAAGCCCGAAGACGTGCGCGAGCAGTACGAACGCCAGCTCAAGGAGCTGCAGGAAGCCTACGGCGAAGCCATGCTGGAACTGCGTGCCCGAAAAAAATTGGCAGCCCTGCTGGGCAAGGACGAGAGCTGA
- a CDS encoding IS3 family transposase: MASIQQGLKEDGFDVSMVKLCRWFGVPRRSVYYTPRKAAPKVKPELAEPIKAMIEAEPSFGYRTVAGLLRMNKNTVQRIFQIKGWQVRKRAVGKRPRIEALPSVASAPNQRWATDLCRIWGGKDGWLSLALVIDCHTRQLLGWQLSRTGRASTAVAALEQALITRFGTLGKVKEPFLLRSDNGLVFTSRDYTRLVAGYGMKQEFITPHCPQQNGMVERVIRTLKEQCVHRHRFESLAHALRVISDWIGFYNRQRPHQALNMMTPDQAYAATLTT, translated from the coding sequence ATGGCCTCGATCCAGCAGGGCCTGAAGGAGGACGGGTTCGACGTCTCGATGGTCAAGCTGTGCCGCTGGTTCGGTGTACCACGGCGCAGCGTGTACTACACGCCGCGCAAGGCAGCGCCGAAGGTGAAGCCAGAGCTGGCCGAACCGATCAAGGCCATGATCGAGGCCGAGCCGTCGTTCGGGTATCGGACGGTGGCTGGGCTACTGCGGATGAACAAGAACACGGTGCAGCGGATCTTTCAGATCAAGGGCTGGCAGGTGCGCAAGCGGGCCGTGGGCAAGCGACCGCGGATCGAGGCCTTGCCCTCGGTGGCCAGCGCACCGAACCAACGCTGGGCCACCGACCTGTGTCGGATCTGGGGCGGTAAGGACGGCTGGCTGAGCCTGGCCCTGGTGATCGATTGCCATACCCGGCAATTGCTGGGCTGGCAGCTCTCGCGCACGGGCAGGGCCAGCACCGCCGTGGCGGCCTTGGAGCAAGCACTGATCACCCGCTTCGGCACGCTGGGCAAGGTCAAGGAGCCGTTCCTGCTGCGCTCGGACAATGGCCTGGTCTTCACCAGCCGCGACTACACCCGCCTGGTCGCTGGCTACGGCATGAAGCAGGAGTTCATCACGCCACACTGTCCCCAGCAGAACGGGATGGTCGAGCGCGTCATACGCACGCTCAAGGAACAGTGCGTCCATCGGCACCGGTTCGAGAGCCTGGCCCACGCCTTGCGCGTCATCAGCGACTGGATTGGGTTCTACAACCGGCAGCGCCCGCATCAGGCACTGAACATGATGACGCCTGACCAAGCCTATGCCGCTACATTAACCACCTGA
- a CDS encoding OprO/OprP family phosphate-selective porin: protein MKLAPTLLGSALLLALAAPAAHAEIAIDVIGGSEISLEGLVQADGNWFHNDVQDLNGPIGANGDNSEFSIRRAELVLKGKGPGNVEWVAGYDPSVLKDVTIRGTTIRSTGRFLDNNIKYKFGGNANNYLQIGQFKQPNSLEELSSTKNNDFVSKASVTNTYGISRRLGVAYGMGDNNWSLTASAFGRELTRNQAHGSGYGARGTWAPINETGNVLHFGLSYLAYDTDDDTLRLRARPDADLTTIRLIDSGAITNVDDVGVAGAEAMWITGPFKLQGEYFQENANRIGANARDYKSDGWYVSGVWNITGETWGYKAGVPTTPLPNEPASGMWQLAVRYDTLDLNDGHLVSNGTTPFVDGVLGGKMNVWTVGANWYWRSNFKFALDYAKVESTRYNSATRGLVDDNPSIIEARAQFYW, encoded by the coding sequence ATGAAACTCGCTCCTACCCTGCTTGGTTCCGCGCTGTTGCTGGCGCTTGCCGCTCCGGCAGCGCATGCCGAAATCGCCATCGATGTGATCGGCGGTTCCGAGATCTCGCTGGAAGGCCTGGTCCAGGCCGACGGCAACTGGTTCCACAACGATGTGCAGGACCTCAACGGCCCGATCGGTGCCAATGGCGACAACTCCGAATTCAGCATCCGCCGCGCCGAGCTGGTGCTCAAGGGCAAGGGTCCGGGCAACGTCGAATGGGTGGCCGGCTACGACCCGAGCGTGTTGAAGGACGTCACCATCCGCGGCACCACCATCCGCAGCACCGGGCGGTTCCTGGACAACAACATCAAGTACAAGTTTGGCGGCAACGCCAACAACTACCTGCAGATCGGCCAGTTCAAGCAGCCCAACAGCCTGGAAGAACTGTCCAGCACCAAGAACAACGACTTCGTTTCCAAGGCGTCGGTGACCAATACCTACGGCATCTCGCGCCGTCTGGGCGTGGCCTACGGCATGGGCGACAACAACTGGAGCCTGACCGCCAGTGCGTTCGGCCGCGAACTGACCCGTAACCAGGCACACGGCAGCGGCTACGGCGCGCGCGGCACCTGGGCGCCGATCAACGAGACCGGCAACGTGCTGCACTTCGGCCTCAGCTACCTGGCCTACGACACCGACGACGATACCCTGCGCCTGCGTGCCCGCCCGGATGCCGACCTGACCACCATCCGCCTGATCGACAGCGGCGCCATCACCAATGTCGACGACGTGGGCGTGGCCGGTGCCGAGGCGATGTGGATCACCGGCCCGTTCAAGCTGCAGGGCGAGTACTTCCAGGAAAACGCCAACCGCATCGGCGCCAACGCGCGTGACTATAAGAGTGACGGCTGGTACGTCAGCGGCGTCTGGAACATCACCGGCGAGACCTGGGGCTACAAGGCCGGCGTGCCGACCACTCCGCTGCCCAACGAGCCGGCCTCGGGCATGTGGCAGCTCGCAGTGCGCTACGACACCCTGGACCTCAACGACGGCCACCTGGTCTCCAACGGCACCACGCCGTTCGTCGATGGCGTGCTGGGCGGCAAGATGAATGTGTGGACGGTCGGCGCCAACTGGTACTGGCGTTCTAACTTCAAGTTCGCACTGGACTACGCCAAGGTGGAAAGCACGCGCTACAACAGCGCCACCCGTGGCCTGGTCGACGACAACCCGTCGATCATCGAAGCACGCGCGCAATTCTATTGGTAA
- a CDS encoding carbonic anhydrase produces the protein MESLLEGFRHFRKEVYPQQSARFQELAGGQSPHTLFITCADSRVMPELIFSAQPGELFVYRNIGNVVPPYSQHVSGVVAAIEYAIAVLGVRHIVICGHTDCGAMKAVLKPESLEDVPSVAAWLKHTDAARHVTAHHGHDPHSPDALSCMTEENVVSQLDHLRTQPVVAARLAAGTLRIHGWIYDIAHGDIRAFDAEKGGFRPLLADHTPEATPRPRLQQVVRAELA, from the coding sequence ATGGAAAGTTTGCTCGAAGGTTTTCGCCATTTCCGCAAGGAAGTCTATCCACAGCAGAGTGCGCGCTTTCAGGAACTGGCCGGCGGCCAGAGCCCGCATACCCTGTTCATCACCTGCGCCGACTCGCGCGTCATGCCGGAGCTGATCTTCTCCGCGCAGCCCGGCGAACTCTTCGTATATCGCAATATCGGCAACGTGGTGCCGCCTTACTCCCAGCATGTCAGCGGCGTGGTGGCAGCAATCGAATACGCCATCGCGGTACTCGGCGTGCGTCACATCGTGATCTGCGGCCACACCGACTGCGGCGCGATGAAGGCCGTGCTCAAGCCGGAATCGCTGGAAGACGTGCCCTCGGTGGCGGCGTGGCTCAAGCACACCGATGCGGCGCGCCATGTCACCGCCCACCATGGGCATGACCCGCACAGCCCGGACGCGCTGAGCTGCATGACCGAAGAGAACGTGGTCTCGCAGTTGGACCACCTGCGCACGCAACCGGTGGTGGCAGCGCGTCTGGCCGCCGGTACCCTGCGGATCCACGGCTGGATCTACGATATCGCCCACGGCGATATCCGCGCCTTCGATGCCGAGAAGGGTGGTTTCCGTCCATTGTTGGCGGACCACACTCCTGAAGCCACCCCGCGCCCGCGACTGCAGCAAGTCGTGCGCGCCGAACTCGCCTGA
- the nth gene encoding endonuclease III, with protein sequence MRKPEIQEMFVRLRELDPHPTTELEYTTPFELLIAVLLSAQATDVGVNKATRKLYPVANTPRDILDLGEEGLKRYISTIGLFNAKAKNVIATCRILLEHYGGEVPHDRAALEALPGVGRKTANVVLNTAFGEPTMAVDTHIFRVANRTGLAPGKDVRAVEDTLVKVIPAEFLHDAHHWLILHGRYVCKARRPDCPGCVIHDLCRYRDKTPAPTERPTTPKN encoded by the coding sequence ATGCGCAAACCCGAGATCCAGGAAATGTTCGTGCGGCTGCGCGAACTCGATCCGCATCCCACCACCGAGCTGGAATACACCACGCCGTTCGAGCTGCTGATCGCCGTACTGCTCTCGGCGCAGGCCACCGATGTCGGCGTCAACAAGGCCACCCGCAAGCTGTATCCGGTGGCCAATACCCCGCGCGACATCCTGGACCTGGGCGAAGAAGGCCTGAAGCGTTATATCTCCACCATCGGCCTGTTCAACGCCAAGGCCAAGAACGTCATCGCCACCTGCCGCATCCTGCTGGAGCACTACGGCGGCGAGGTGCCGCACGATCGTGCAGCGCTCGAGGCATTACCCGGGGTCGGCCGCAAGACCGCCAACGTGGTACTGAACACTGCCTTCGGCGAACCGACCATGGCAGTGGATACGCATATCTTCCGGGTCGCCAACCGCACCGGCCTTGCACCCGGCAAGGACGTGCGTGCGGTGGAGGACACGCTGGTCAAGGTCATTCCCGCAGAATTCCTGCATGACGCCCATCACTGGCTGATCCTGCACGGCCGCTATGTCTGCAAGGCCCGCAGACCGGATTGCCCGGGCTGCGTGATCCACGACCTGTGCCGCTACCGCGACAAGACCCCCGCACCTACCGAACGGCCGACAACACCAAAGAACTGA
- a CDS encoding SulP family inorganic anion transporter, with translation MPLCMGIAIASGMPPAAGLITGIIGGLVVGFLAGSPLQVSGPAAGLAVLVFELVREHGAAALGPVILVAGAIQLIAGLCRAGVWFRMTSPAVVAGMLSGIGILIVASQAHVLMDAAPKARGLENFAALPAVLWQAISAGTGRTALFVGLATIGIILAWEKLRPQRLRFLPGALIAVVAVTATAQLQGLDVNRVDVPSNLFSAISIPSFSDIFGVFNHTLLVSAVTFAFIASAETLLSAAAVDRMHQGARTQYDRELAAQGVGNMLCGFLGALPMTGVIVRSAANVQAGAATRASTILHGSWLLVFAMLLPWLLRMTPVACLAGILVYTGVKMIKIGQVKELATYGRGTAAIYLATTFAIVATDLLTGVLIGFGLSLFRLALHSSRLKVEVREHADKKDEMHLTLQGSATFLKVPAMARTLESVPPNTALHLDVAKLHHVDHACIELLRDWSRNAASRGCELVVDWKELDRRVEGKRTVESAPLVESRKAA, from the coding sequence ATGCCCTTGTGCATGGGTATCGCGATCGCCTCCGGCATGCCGCCAGCCGCAGGCTTGATCACCGGCATCATCGGTGGTCTGGTCGTCGGCTTTCTGGCGGGCTCTCCTCTGCAGGTGAGTGGGCCGGCCGCCGGCCTGGCTGTGTTGGTCTTCGAACTGGTTCGCGAGCACGGCGCCGCCGCGCTCGGGCCGGTGATCCTGGTGGCTGGTGCGATCCAGCTGATTGCCGGTCTGTGCCGGGCAGGCGTGTGGTTCCGGATGACATCGCCGGCCGTGGTGGCCGGCATGTTGTCGGGCATTGGCATCCTGATCGTCGCATCGCAGGCGCATGTGCTGATGGACGCCGCGCCCAAGGCGCGTGGTCTGGAGAACTTCGCCGCATTGCCTGCCGTGTTGTGGCAGGCGATCAGCGCAGGCACCGGCCGCACCGCATTGTTCGTGGGTCTGGCCACGATCGGCATCATCCTGGCATGGGAGAAGCTGCGTCCGCAGCGTCTGCGCTTCCTGCCCGGTGCCTTGATCGCAGTGGTTGCAGTGACCGCGACGGCGCAGCTGCAGGGCCTGGACGTCAATCGCGTCGACGTGCCAAGCAACCTGTTCTCCGCGATCAGCATCCCGAGCTTCTCCGACATCTTTGGGGTGTTCAACCACACCCTGCTGGTCTCGGCAGTGACCTTTGCCTTCATCGCTAGTGCCGAGACCTTGCTCTCGGCGGCAGCGGTGGATCGCATGCACCAGGGCGCTCGCACGCAGTACGACCGTGAGCTGGCGGCGCAGGGCGTGGGCAATATGCTGTGCGGCTTCCTGGGTGCGTTGCCGATGACCGGCGTGATCGTGCGCAGTGCGGCCAATGTGCAGGCCGGTGCGGCAACGCGTGCGTCGACCATCCTGCACGGCAGCTGGCTGCTGGTGTTCGCGATGTTGCTGCCGTGGTTGCTGCGGATGACGCCGGTGGCGTGTCTGGCCGGCATCCTGGTCTACACGGGCGTGAAGATGATCAAGATCGGGCAGGTCAAAGAGCTGGCGACCTACGGTCGTGGAACGGCTGCGATCTACCTGGCCACCACCTTTGCGATCGTGGCGACCGACCTGCTGACCGGCGTGCTGATCGGCTTCGGTCTGTCGCTGTTCCGCCTGGCGCTGCATTCCTCGCGTCTGAAGGTCGAAGTGCGCGAGCACGCCGACAAGAAGGACGAGATGCATCTGACCCTGCAGGGCTCGGCCACCTTCCTGAAGGTGCCGGCGATGGCGCGTACGCTGGAAAGCGTGCCACCCAACACTGCGCTGCATCTGGATGTGGCCAAGCTGCACCACGTAGACCATGCCTGCATCGAGTTGCTGCGCGACTGGAGCCGCAATGCGGCATCGCGTGGCTGCGAACTGGTGGTGGACTGGAAGGAGCTGGACCGGCGCGTGGAGGGCAAGCGCACCGTGGAAAGCGCGCCGTTGGTGGAATCACGCAAGGCGGCGTAA